One genomic window of Bacillus mycoides includes the following:
- a CDS encoding 3-hydroxyacyl-CoA dehydrogenase/enoyl-CoA hydratase family protein has product MFQIKKAAVLGSGVMGSGIAAHLANIGIPTLLLDIVPPALTKEEEAKGLTLEHKSVRNRFSNTAVQKLLKQKPAPLTVKGNLALIEAGNLEDDLERLADVDWIIEVVVENLDIKKKLFEKIDTVRKPGSIVSSNTSGISVEKMAEGRSDDFQKHFLGTHFFNPPRYLKLLEVIPTKETDPQVLSFMKLFGEDVLGKGVVIAKDTPNFIGNRIGTYGLLVTLQEMIKRGYSIGEVDSVTGPLIGRPKSATFRTLDVVGLDTFVHVANNVYENVQEEERDVFKVPAFMHDMLDKKWLGSKTGQGFFLKQGKEILELNPETMEYEARKKLKAASIELSKQEKGLSNKLKALVYAKDRAGELLWNIITPTLLYSAKLHKEIADDIVAIDQAMKWGFGWEQGPFEIWDAIGVEKSIQKMEENGANVPAWVKEMVEKGFATFYKHDNGDSYYYDNGEYKLIERNKKAISLKQLKAKNGVLKKNSGASLIDLGDGILCLEFHSKSNAIGMDITQMINYAVDEVEKNYKGLVIGNQSKNFCVGANLAMILMEAQDDNYFEIEWVVKNFQDAMTKIKYSSKPVVAAPYGMTLGGGTEVCLPAASIQASSETYMGLVEVGVGLIPGGGGNKELYIKHLNKMANGVEFDLQKVANKVFESVAMAKVSTSAQEAVSNNFLGDKDGISVNGDHLLYDAKQKALSLYEAGYKAPIRKKIPVVGETGYATLVLGAEAMHLSGYISEHDLHIAKKLAYVIAGGKVPYGTEVDEQYLLDVEREAFISLVSEMKSQARMQHMLVKGKPLRN; this is encoded by the coding sequence ATGTTCCAAATTAAAAAGGCTGCTGTTCTAGGTTCAGGCGTAATGGGTTCAGGGATTGCGGCACACTTAGCTAATATTGGTATTCCGACATTATTGCTTGATATTGTACCACCGGCGCTTACGAAAGAAGAAGAAGCGAAGGGACTTACATTAGAACATAAAAGTGTGAGAAATCGTTTTAGTAATACGGCTGTACAAAAACTATTAAAGCAAAAACCAGCTCCTCTGACAGTGAAAGGTAATCTAGCACTGATCGAAGCAGGTAACTTAGAAGATGATCTTGAGCGTCTTGCTGATGTAGATTGGATTATTGAAGTAGTAGTTGAAAATTTAGATATAAAGAAGAAACTATTTGAAAAAATAGATACTGTTCGTAAACCAGGCTCAATTGTGAGTTCAAATACATCAGGCATTTCCGTTGAAAAAATGGCAGAAGGTCGTTCAGACGACTTCCAGAAGCACTTCTTAGGAACACACTTTTTTAACCCACCACGATATTTAAAACTTCTAGAGGTAATACCGACGAAAGAAACTGATCCACAAGTATTAAGCTTCATGAAACTATTTGGCGAAGACGTTCTTGGAAAAGGCGTTGTTATCGCAAAAGACACACCAAACTTTATTGGAAACCGCATCGGTACGTATGGCTTGCTTGTAACGCTTCAAGAAATGATTAAGCGTGGTTATAGCATTGGAGAAGTTGACTCTGTAACAGGTCCATTAATTGGTCGTCCAAAGAGCGCAACGTTCCGCACATTAGATGTTGTTGGTTTAGATACATTTGTACATGTTGCAAATAACGTATATGAAAATGTACAAGAAGAAGAGCGCGACGTATTTAAAGTACCAGCTTTCATGCATGACATGCTTGATAAAAAATGGCTTGGAAGTAAAACTGGTCAAGGCTTCTTCTTAAAGCAAGGAAAAGAAATTTTAGAATTAAATCCAGAAACGATGGAATACGAAGCGCGCAAAAAATTAAAAGCTGCATCTATCGAGTTAAGTAAGCAAGAAAAAGGATTATCGAATAAATTGAAAGCGCTTGTATACGCGAAAGACCGCGCAGGAGAGTTGTTATGGAATATTATCACACCAACTCTTTTATACTCTGCAAAACTTCATAAAGAAATTGCTGACGACATCGTTGCAATTGACCAAGCGATGAAATGGGGCTTCGGCTGGGAGCAAGGACCATTTGAAATTTGGGATGCAATCGGCGTTGAAAAGTCCATTCAAAAGATGGAAGAAAACGGCGCAAATGTTCCTGCTTGGGTGAAAGAAATGGTAGAGAAAGGTTTTGCTACTTTCTATAAACATGATAATGGTGATAGCTACTATTACGACAATGGTGAATATAAGCTAATCGAACGTAACAAAAAAGCAATTTCGCTTAAGCAATTAAAAGCGAAAAACGGTGTGTTAAAGAAAAATAGCGGAGCGAGCTTAATTGATTTAGGCGACGGCATCCTTTGCTTAGAATTCCATTCGAAGAGTAATGCAATCGGTATGGATATTACGCAAATGATTAACTACGCTGTTGATGAAGTAGAGAAAAATTATAAAGGTCTTGTTATCGGAAACCAATCGAAGAACTTCTGCGTTGGTGCGAACCTTGCAATGATCTTAATGGAAGCACAGGATGACAACTACTTTGAAATTGAGTGGGTTGTGAAAAACTTCCAAGATGCAATGACGAAAATTAAGTATTCTTCTAAGCCAGTTGTAGCAGCGCCATATGGTATGACGCTTGGCGGCGGTACAGAAGTTTGTTTACCAGCAGCGAGCATTCAAGCTTCTAGCGAAACATATATGGGCTTAGTAGAAGTAGGTGTTGGCTTAATCCCTGGCGGAGGCGGTAACAAAGAGCTATACATTAAACACTTAAACAAAATGGCAAACGGTGTAGAATTCGACTTACAAAAAGTTGCGAATAAAGTATTCGAATCTGTAGCGATGGCGAAAGTTTCTACATCAGCACAAGAAGCTGTATCGAACAACTTCTTAGGCGATAAAGACGGTATTAGTGTGAATGGTGATCACTTACTATATGATGCGAAACAAAAAGCACTTTCTTTATATGAAGCGGGCTATAAAGCGCCGATTCGTAAAAAGATACCAGTTGTTGGTGAGACAGGATATGCAACGCTTGTACTTGGTGCAGAAGCAATGCATTTATCAGGTTACATTTCTGAACATGATCTTCACATTGCGAAGAAACTTGCATATGTCATTGCGGGCGGAAAAGTGCCGTACGGAACAGAAGTTGATGAGCAGTATTTATTAGATGTAGAACGTGAAGCATTTATTAGCTTAGTAAGTGAGATGAAATCACAAGCAAGAATGCAGCACATGCTTGTAAAAGGAAAGCCATTACGTAACTAA
- a CDS encoding YuzL family protein, with the protein MAKLKKNPSKAGISAASVTGNAGPHNHGVEKGRQGNNQQYKKHNMGEK; encoded by the coding sequence ATGGCAAAACTTAAGAAAAACCCTTCAAAAGCTGGAATTAGCGCAGCAAGCGTAACTGGAAATGCAGGTCCGCATAATCACGGTGTGGAAAAAGGGCGTCAAGGTAATAACCAACAATATAAAAAGCATAATATGGGCGAAAAATAA
- a CDS encoding D-alanyl-D-alanine carboxypeptidase family protein: protein MKRTIIMIVMIATLFTGMIFFSYAHRQQVVRADQPNITGQYGITIDADTGEILYGKREDERSYPASIAKMMTTLLLLENVKEDEEITVTENAIKTESQSAKIKLRAGEKLKRDEALKLMLIISADPIAESIAEHIAGSKEKFVKMMNARAKELGTKHATFKNASGADALGNKVSPYDIAIITKEALKYPIVLQYMNSVNTTLHTSERSPKIANYGREELYDDPYAIGSKSGLSALGKYTVVTVDEKDGKRVINVLLSSTRTQLYPDTKKMANYAFQQLK, encoded by the coding sequence ATGAAACGAACAATAATTATGATTGTAATGATCGCCACACTATTTACAGGGATGATTTTCTTCTCTTATGCGCATAGGCAACAAGTTGTAAGAGCAGATCAACCTAACATTACTGGGCAATACGGGATTACAATTGATGCAGACACAGGGGAAATTTTGTATGGAAAACGTGAAGATGAACGCTCTTATCCGGCTAGTATAGCCAAGATGATGACAACTCTTCTCTTACTAGAGAATGTAAAAGAAGATGAAGAAATTACGGTTACAGAGAATGCGATTAAAACAGAAAGTCAAAGTGCAAAGATTAAGCTTCGCGCGGGTGAAAAGTTAAAACGTGATGAGGCATTAAAACTTATGCTTATTATTAGTGCAGACCCAATCGCTGAGTCAATCGCTGAACATATTGCGGGATCAAAAGAAAAGTTTGTGAAAATGATGAATGCTAGAGCGAAGGAACTTGGTACAAAGCATGCGACTTTCAAAAACGCAAGTGGTGCTGATGCACTTGGAAATAAAGTATCACCTTATGACATTGCTATTATTACGAAAGAAGCATTAAAGTATCCAATTGTTTTACAATATATGAATTCAGTAAATACAACTCTACATACTTCCGAACGCTCTCCAAAAATCGCAAACTATGGACGAGAAGAACTATATGACGATCCATATGCGATTGGAAGTAAAAGCGGTTTATCGGCACTCGGAAAATACACAGTCGTAACCGTTGATGAAAAAGACGGTAAACGCGTCATTAACGTCTTGTTATCTTCTACTCGTACACAGCTATACCCTGATACGAAGAAAATGGCGAACTACGCATTTCAGCAATTAAAATAA
- a CDS encoding proline dehydrogenase family protein has product MEQLMRNSFLFLSKNKALTKLAKKYGLRFGAGRFVAGETIELATAAIKALNKQGLCVTIDYLGEFVDNEAEANEMASESIEAIRAIGREGLNSQLSLKMTSMGLDISDEIVMNNMRRILEAGKENGVFITIDMEDYTRCGKTIDIFKQLKSEYDNIGTVIQAYLYRTEKDMEDLNAYNPNLRLVKGAYKEPEEVAFPEKKDVDDNYKKIIKMHLLNGNYTAIASHDEAIIEYTKKLAEEHNIPRDQFEFQMLFGIRTERQLELVKEGYKMRVYVPYGNDWYGYFMRRLAERPANVAFVLKGMIKK; this is encoded by the coding sequence ATGGAACAATTAATGCGAAATTCGTTTCTTTTCTTATCTAAAAATAAAGCGCTAACAAAACTGGCTAAAAAGTACGGTTTACGCTTTGGTGCAGGTCGCTTCGTCGCAGGGGAAACGATTGAATTAGCGACAGCTGCAATTAAAGCATTAAATAAGCAAGGTCTTTGTGTAACAATCGATTATTTAGGTGAATTCGTTGATAACGAAGCGGAAGCAAATGAAATGGCTAGCGAATCGATTGAAGCGATTCGTGCAATTGGAAGAGAAGGTCTTAATTCGCAGCTTTCTTTAAAGATGACTTCTATGGGATTAGATATCTCTGACGAAATCGTAATGAACAATATGCGCCGTATTTTAGAAGCTGGAAAAGAAAATGGTGTGTTTATTACAATTGATATGGAAGACTATACGCGCTGCGGGAAAACAATTGATATCTTTAAACAATTAAAATCTGAATACGATAATATTGGTACTGTTATTCAAGCTTACTTATATCGTACAGAAAAGGATATGGAAGATTTAAACGCTTATAATCCTAATTTACGTCTTGTAAAAGGGGCCTATAAAGAACCTGAAGAAGTAGCGTTCCCGGAAAAGAAAGATGTAGATGACAATTATAAAAAGATTATTAAAATGCACTTATTAAATGGAAATTACACTGCAATTGCTTCACATGACGAAGCGATTATTGAATATACGAAAAAACTTGCCGAAGAACACAATATTCCAAGGGATCAATTTGAATTCCAAATGTTATTTGGTATTCGTACAGAGCGTCAACTTGAGCTAGTAAAAGAAGGCTACAAAATGCGCGTTTACGTACCTTATGGAAACGACTGGTATGGCTATTTCATGCGTCGTCTAGCAGAACGTCCAGCAAACGTTGCGTTCGTATTAAAAGGTATGATCAAAAAATAA
- a CDS encoding YusU family protein codes for MSEKFNEQFDGLLEKYTELLLGESNEERKEQVQKWALYSYMAKTMPALVKHWNETYPDAKEEMVQLITNIKKLNDEKRNEK; via the coding sequence ATGAGTGAAAAGTTTAATGAGCAGTTTGATGGCTTGCTAGAGAAATACACGGAACTATTACTTGGAGAGAGCAACGAAGAGCGTAAAGAGCAGGTACAGAAATGGGCACTTTATTCTTATATGGCTAAGACGATGCCAGCTTTAGTGAAACATTGGAATGAGACGTATCCAGATGCAAAAGAAGAGATGGTACAGTTAATTACGAATATTAAAAAGCTGAATGATGAGAAGCGAAATGAGAAGTAA
- a CDS encoding MTH1187 family thiamine-binding protein yields the protein MAIVDVSIIPVGTGNPSVSEYVAEVQKVLEKNADRVKYQLTPMNTVIEGDLPVILEVIQQMHEVPYTKGAQRVATTIRIDDRRDKVSTMEKKLNSVRSKL from the coding sequence ATGGCAATTGTTGATGTATCGATTATTCCAGTAGGAACAGGTAATCCAAGTGTTAGTGAATATGTAGCAGAAGTACAAAAGGTGCTAGAGAAAAATGCTGATCGCGTGAAGTATCAATTAACACCGATGAATACAGTAATTGAAGGAGATCTTCCTGTCATTTTAGAAGTCATTCAACAGATGCATGAAGTTCCATATACGAAAGGTGCACAGCGCGTTGCGACAACAATTCGTATCGATGATCGTCGTGATAAAGTAAGCACGATGGAGAAGAAATTAAACTCTGTTCGATCAAAATTATAA